One Burkholderia vietnamiensis LMG 10929 genomic window, AACGGCAAGTTCATCGAACCTCTTGAGTGAGAACGGGGAGACGACGGCACGCAAGGGACGTCGGGTTCCGGTGATCAATCTATCTCGAACTTGTACTACTGCAACTCGGGGTAGTACGGATGGCGCATGCAGCGCTGTGGAAGGAACGGCGGTTTGCCGGCCAATCGTTGGGGAGTCAACCAACGGCGATCGTGTGAATCGCAGTACCAACAATGGGTTCGTCGTGGTCGCCGTTGGTCAATTGCGCAGGTGGGCACTCGCGTGCCGACGTCGTGCACGCTCAAAACAAGCCTTCGCGGCGTACACGGCCGAAGTGAACCGATGAGAAGACACCTATGACCAGCACGCCGGCGAGCATCGCCGCGCTATCTACGTTCACCCCGGGCGGGAACGGATGATGGAGCAGCAGCGCCAAGCCGATCAGTGCGTTCAGAAAGCCCCAAAGGACATTGACGAGCGGCGACGATGGCCCCTTTCCGTGCGGCTTCGAAAACGGAGACGGAAAAACTTCGCCGCGCAGACCGGCAGTCAGGTGCGGCATCGCGTTGCACAAGAAGGCACCTGCAAAGAAGGCTGAAACGAAGCTCATGACTCGTCCTTTCGAAGGGAGTGAAACGCATGAATGGATAGGGACGCGCGGAATCGCCGAGTCGGCAGCCGAAAGGATTGGCAGCAGCCCGAGTCGCGACGTCGTGAGGCTCGAACTGTCTCGATCGACATCTGCGAGGAAGGCTCTCGCGGTCCAGGCGGGCAAGCCCGCTGGAGCGCGACAGATTCGGTTCGCCGGAATCGATGAACCACGACCGGTGCAAGAAAACTGGCCGACCGCCAACGTCAGGTCAGAGGCGGCACCTTCCAGCGCAAGGCGGTGCTCCCGAGCGCGGCCGTGCGAAAAGCATAGATCACGACAGTCTAACTTGCAAGTTTAGCTGTCGAATTTCGTGCGTGCGCCTTCGTAGTGACGTTTCATGAAGTCCAGGAGCGATGTCGGCCGCACGGTCGGATATTGGTCATTTGCGATGTCGCGCAAGGTGCCTTCGCCCGACATCATCGGCAGCAGATACTGGAGCGGCAGCATTGCCATCGGATGAGCACCGGCCTTCGCCATTCGCCGTAGCTCGGCATAGCCGTCCGCGATCGAGCCTCGACGCACCCGATGAAGCTCCTTGCCGGTCGCTGCTGCATAGTCCGCTGCGATCTGGGCAATGGTGCGGCAGTCGCCTGCCACGGACACTATCCTGTTAGCCGCCGCCGGATCCTCGACGGCAGCCACGGTCCAGGCTGCAACGTCGTTCATGGACGTGAAATCGAGGGGCACCTCGTCGTCGCCCCAGTAAGCGATCGTGCCCGCTTTGGCGTCGATCAGGCCGGGGTTGGAGAACACGGCCTCCATGAAGCCACCGTTCAGGATGTGGGTGTGGCCAATGCCGCTCGGCGCGACCTTGCGATCGAAGGTCCGCCGCATGTCGAGGTAAGGGTTGATGCCTTCCGGAATCGAGAACAGGTTCTCGGAGAAGTCCGACGGGACCAATCGCCGGACGCCTGCCGCGAGCGCTGCCTCGAGCAAACGGGCCTGGCCATCGACGATGATGTCGGGGCCACCCTGAACTGCCGAAATAACGGTATCGACGCCGGCACAGGCTTGCTCGAGGCTGAGCGGGTCGTCCAGGTCAGTATTGACGACGGTTACGCCGTTCGCAAGCCACTGCCTTGCACGATTGCCGTGTTTACCTGCTGAACCGCCGCGCACTCCCGCGCGGATCTCACCGGCGGGTCGCGTGCGAAGTAACGCATCGATGATTCGGTGCCCAAGATTGCCGGCGGCGCCGACGACCAAACAGCTCGTGTGTGTATTGTCCATGACTCCCTCGGTTCGTCACGACGCTCGGTGGACGGCGTCGAGGAGAAGTCTAGGTCGTGCCGAATTTGAATATAAGATGGCTGAATCGAGACTCCGCGTTCCGGAAAACGACACGAAATGGACCAGGCCGACCTCATCATATTTCTTCGCTTAGCCGATAGCGGAAGCCTTTCAGGCACGGCACGCACGCTGAAGTCGCCCAAATCGTCCGTAAGCCGGGCACTCGTCCGGTTGGAGACGGAGATTGGATCGGCGCTCTTCGACCGGTCCACCCGACACTTCCGGCTGACCGATGCGGGAAAACTGCTGCTGCCCTACGCGTCGCGGGCAGTTCACGACCTGCAGGAAGCGCAGGCGATCATCGATGGCTACGCGGGGGAACCGCGCGGGCTGCTACGCATCAACACGACGCAATCGTTCGCACAGGGGCTCGTTGCGCCCATGCTGCCCGAGTTTCTCGACCGCTATCCGGCGCTCACCGTCGAGCTGACGACGGACTCGAACTACGTCGACATCGCGCGCGAAGGTATCGACGTAGCGGTGCGCGTCGGTACACTTCCCGACTCGTCGCTCGTCGCACGCAGGCTGCCGCCGGTCGAATTGTGGCTGTGCGCAAGTCCATCCTACCTGTCGCGGTCGGGCGCGCCGATGGCGGCAAGCGAGCTTCATGGACATCGGCTCGTCGTTCGAGAGGCGCCCACGAGCTGGGTGTTTCAGGATGGCCAGGCGGAATTGACCATACGGCCGCGTGGTAGCGCAATTATTCCTGATGCGGCTGCGCAGAAGATCGTGCTTGAAGGCGGGGGCGGGATTGGTTTTCTTCCAAGCTACCTCGCTGCTCCCGCCTTGAGGGCAGGTACCTTGGTGCGGGTGCTTCCGTCATTGAGACGAGAACCCATCGAGCTTCACGCGCTGTATCCGACTCACCGCAGTATGTCGGCAAAGGTCCGCGTTTTCATCGATGCCCTTGTTGGTCACCTCGAGACAGTCGGGCTAACGTCCTCGCGCGTCTAGCGGCTTGGGTGTACCAGGCGAGCGCCAGGCAATCGATACAGGCAATTGAACTGGCCGATCGCCGACGTGCCTCTTCTGCACTCCACGAAGAACCCAAAAAAACGGCCGCCCATTCCGGGCGGCCGCCTCGTGCTACCGCAGCTTCGCTCAGCCCGCGCGCTTGCGTACGGCCCCGACGATCACGAGCAGCACGATCGCACCGACGATCGACGCGATCCAGCCCGCGCCCTGGCCGGGCGCATACCAGCCGGCGGCGCGGCCGACATAGCCCGCGATGAGCGAGCCGACGACGCCGAGGACGATGGTCATCAGGATGCCCATCTTGTCGTCGCCGGGTTTGAATGCGCGCGCGAGCAGGCCGACGATGAGCCCGACCACCAGCGTTTCGATGAATTGCAGCATGAACGCCTCCCTGTTGCCATTGAGTTGTTGACGAACAGCAATGGACCAGCGCGCGCTGCGCAGGTTCCATTGCTCGGCACACCGATGCACCGGCGCGCGGGGTGCCGAGTATTGCACGCCCATGCGTCGCGCGCGTGTCAGGCAACCGGATCGAGACGGCGATACCCTTCGGTCGCGCGCAGCAGCGTGCGCGTGTAGTCGCGCGCGACCTGTCCGGCACGCACGTCC contains:
- a CDS encoding NmrA family NAD(P)-binding protein, with protein sequence MDNTHTSCLVVGAAGNLGHRIIDALLRTRPAGEIRAGVRGGSAGKHGNRARQWLANGVTVVNTDLDDPLSLEQACAGVDTVISAVQGGPDIIVDGQARLLEAALAAGVRRLVPSDFSENLFSIPEGINPYLDMRRTFDRKVAPSGIGHTHILNGGFMEAVFSNPGLIDAKAGTIAYWGDDEVPLDFTSMNDVAAWTVAAVEDPAAANRIVSVAGDCRTIAQIAADYAAATGKELHRVRRGSIADGYAELRRMAKAGAHPMAMLPLQYLLPMMSGEGTLRDIANDQYPTVRPTSLLDFMKRHYEGARTKFDS
- a CDS encoding LysR family transcriptional regulator, which translates into the protein MDQADLIIFLRLADSGSLSGTARTLKSPKSSVSRALVRLETEIGSALFDRSTRHFRLTDAGKLLLPYASRAVHDLQEAQAIIDGYAGEPRGLLRINTTQSFAQGLVAPMLPEFLDRYPALTVELTTDSNYVDIAREGIDVAVRVGTLPDSSLVARRLPPVELWLCASPSYLSRSGAPMAASELHGHRLVVREAPTSWVFQDGQAELTIRPRGSAIIPDAAAQKIVLEGGGGIGFLPSYLAAPALRAGTLVRVLPSLRREPIELHALYPTHRSMSAKVRVFIDALVGHLETVGLTSSRV
- a CDS encoding GlsB/YeaQ/YmgE family stress response membrane protein; protein product: MLQFIETLVVGLIVGLLARAFKPGDDKMGILMTIVLGVVGSLIAGYVGRAAGWYAPGQGAGWIASIVGAIVLLVIVGAVRKRAG